Proteins found in one Ornithorhynchus anatinus isolate Pmale09 chromosome 8, mOrnAna1.pri.v4, whole genome shotgun sequence genomic segment:
- the LYZL4 gene encoding lysozyme-like protein 4 isoform X1, which translates to MKIFMTLSLINCLIVSNVAKLLSRCEVANKLSDEGLDGYDGYSLENWVCLAFFASKFNTTAEHKEEDGSTSYGIFQINSKEWCTNHEEHSRNRCHHLCSGTVGLAPSNLDKPPNFPTYFQSSDLSNSIECAKKIIKEKEGMGHWYVWKENCQNSHGLKRWLYRCDE; encoded by the exons ATGAAGATCTTCATGACTCTGTCCTTGATAAACTGCCTGATTGTGTCTAATGTAGCTAAGTTGTTGAGCCGCTGTGAGGTAGCCAATAAACTAAGCGATGAAGGTCTAGATGGCTATGATGGTTACAGCCTTGAAAACT GGGTCTGCCTGGCTTTCTTTGCGAGCAAGTTCAATACCACTGCGGAACACAAAGAAGAAGATGGGAGCACTAGTTACGGAATCTTCCAAATCAACAGCAAAGAATGGTGCACCAACCACGAAGAACACAGCAGGAACCGCTGTCACCATCTCTGCAGCGGTACAGTCGGACTCGCGCCCTCAAACTTGGACAAGCCACCTAATTTCCCCACgt ACTTCCAGAGTAGCGACTTGAGCAACAGCATTGAATGTGCCAAGAAAATCattaaagaaaaggaaggaatggGACATTG gtACGTCTGGAAAGAGAACTGCCAGAATAGTCACGGCCTGAAAAGATGGCTGTACCGCTGTGATGAGTGA
- the LYZL4 gene encoding lysozyme-like protein 4 isoform X2 has product MKIFMTLSLINCLIVSNVAKLLSRCEVANKLSDEGLDGYDGYSLENWVCLAFFASKFNTTAEHKEEDGSTSYGIFQINSKEWCTNHEEHSRNRCHHLCSDFQSSDLSNSIECAKKIIKEKEGMGHWYVWKENCQNSHGLKRWLYRCDE; this is encoded by the exons ATGAAGATCTTCATGACTCTGTCCTTGATAAACTGCCTGATTGTGTCTAATGTAGCTAAGTTGTTGAGCCGCTGTGAGGTAGCCAATAAACTAAGCGATGAAGGTCTAGATGGCTATGATGGTTACAGCCTTGAAAACT GGGTCTGCCTGGCTTTCTTTGCGAGCAAGTTCAATACCACTGCGGAACACAAAGAAGAAGATGGGAGCACTAGTTACGGAATCTTCCAAATCAACAGCAAAGAATGGTGCACCAACCACGAAGAACACAGCAGGAACCGCTGTCACCATCTCTGCAGCG ACTTCCAGAGTAGCGACTTGAGCAACAGCATTGAATGTGCCAAGAAAATCattaaagaaaaggaaggaatggGACATTG gtACGTCTGGAAAGAGAACTGCCAGAATAGTCACGGCCTGAAAAGATGGCTGTACCGCTGTGATGAGTGA